Proteins from a genomic interval of Streptomyces sp. Tu6071:
- the aceE gene encoding pyruvate dehydrogenase (acetyl-transferring), homodimeric type: MTDPTRIQPSELDQLPDRDPEETAEWQASLDAVTEAAGPHRAAYLMRRTLERAEGNGLALPELLETDYLNTIPTAAEPEIDGDPEMEARVTAWNRWNAAAMVTRGSKHGVGGHIATFASAAWLYETGFNHFFHGKERDGSGDQIYVQGHASPGIYARAFLDGRLTEEHLDHFRQEASGKGLPSYPHPRRLPWLWEFPTVSMGLGPLSAIYQARFNRYLTSRGIKDLSNAHVWAFLGDGEMDEPESTAALTLAAREGLDNLTFVINCNLQRLDGPVRANFKIVQELEAEFRGAGWNVVKTLWGSAWDELFRLDTTGALVRRLREVPDAQFQTYQTRDVAYIREHFFGAEPALVELGKLLSDDKILECFKTSRGGHEPRKVYAAYRAALSHEGRPTVILAQTVKGYTLGKGFESKNANHQMKKLTVDEFKDMRDLLGLPIPDSAFVDGQVPYGHPGADSPEVRYLHERRAALGGLAPARRTQPLAPLPAPADKAFAAFDKGSGTQPVATTMAFVRLVKDLIRDKETGKRWVPIVPDEARTFGMESLFPSLGIYSPKGQTYEPVDRDQLMYYREAKNGQILNEGITEAGSMADFIAAATSYATHGEQMIPFYIFYSMFGWQRTGDQMWQLGDQLGRGFLVGATAGRTTLTGEGLQHADGHSPAIAATNPAALTYDPAFAYEIAAIVKDGLRRMYGETRADEDPNVFYYLTVYNEPMPQPAKPEGVEEGILKGLYRFNTAETAGLSLGEKAPRAQLLASGTAIHWVLKAQKMLAEEWGVAADVWSATSWGELRRDAMEADEALLRGEERVPYVTRALSGAPGPVVAVSDYMRQVPDQIAQWVEQDWTSLGADGFGISDTRDAARRYFGVDAESVVVATLAQLARRGLVKPAAVKEARERYGL, encoded by the coding sequence ATGACCGACCCCACCCGCATCCAGCCCAGCGAGCTCGACCAGCTCCCGGACCGCGACCCCGAGGAGACCGCCGAATGGCAGGCGTCCCTGGACGCCGTGACCGAGGCGGCCGGGCCGCACCGCGCCGCGTACCTGATGCGGCGCACGCTGGAACGCGCCGAGGGCAACGGTCTCGCGCTGCCCGAACTCCTTGAGACCGACTACCTCAACACCATCCCCACGGCCGCCGAGCCCGAGATCGACGGCGACCCGGAGATGGAGGCCCGCGTCACCGCGTGGAACCGCTGGAACGCGGCGGCCATGGTGACGCGCGGCTCGAAGCACGGCGTCGGCGGCCACATCGCCACCTTCGCCTCGGCCGCGTGGCTCTACGAGACCGGCTTCAACCACTTCTTCCACGGCAAGGAGCGCGACGGCTCCGGCGACCAGATCTACGTCCAGGGCCACGCCTCGCCGGGCATCTACGCCCGCGCCTTCCTCGACGGCCGCCTCACCGAGGAGCACCTCGACCACTTCCGGCAGGAGGCGAGCGGCAAGGGACTGCCGTCCTACCCGCACCCGCGCCGCCTGCCGTGGCTGTGGGAGTTCCCCACGGTGTCGATGGGCCTCGGCCCGCTCTCCGCGATCTACCAGGCGCGCTTCAACCGCTACCTGACCAGCCGCGGCATCAAGGACCTCTCGAACGCGCACGTGTGGGCCTTCCTCGGCGACGGCGAGATGGACGAGCCCGAGTCGACGGCCGCCCTCACGCTCGCGGCCCGCGAGGGTCTCGACAACCTGACCTTCGTCATCAACTGCAACCTCCAGCGCCTCGACGGCCCGGTCCGCGCGAACTTCAAGATCGTGCAGGAGCTGGAGGCCGAGTTCCGCGGCGCCGGCTGGAACGTCGTGAAGACGCTGTGGGGCTCCGCCTGGGACGAGCTGTTCCGGCTCGACACGACGGGCGCGCTCGTACGCCGCCTGCGCGAGGTACCGGACGCGCAGTTCCAGACGTACCAGACGCGCGACGTCGCCTACATCCGCGAGCACTTCTTCGGCGCCGAGCCGGCCCTCGTCGAGCTGGGCAAACTGCTCAGCGACGACAAGATCCTGGAGTGTTTCAAGACCTCCCGCGGCGGCCACGAGCCCCGCAAGGTCTACGCCGCCTACCGCGCCGCGCTCTCCCACGAGGGCCGGCCGACCGTCATCCTCGCGCAGACCGTCAAGGGCTACACGCTCGGCAAGGGCTTCGAGTCCAAGAACGCCAACCACCAGATGAAGAAGCTCACGGTGGACGAGTTCAAGGACATGCGCGACCTGCTCGGCCTGCCGATCCCCGACTCCGCCTTCGTCGACGGCCAGGTGCCCTACGGCCACCCCGGCGCCGACTCGCCCGAGGTCCGCTACCTGCACGAGCGCCGCGCGGCTCTCGGCGGTCTCGCCCCGGCCCGCCGCACGCAGCCGCTCGCGCCGCTGCCCGCCCCCGCCGACAAGGCGTTCGCCGCCTTCGACAAGGGCTCCGGCACGCAGCCGGTCGCGACCACGATGGCGTTCGTCCGCCTCGTGAAGGACCTCATCCGCGACAAGGAGACCGGCAAGCGCTGGGTCCCGATCGTGCCCGACGAGGCCCGCACCTTCGGCATGGAGTCGCTCTTCCCTTCCCTCGGGATCTACTCGCCCAAGGGCCAGACGTACGAGCCGGTCGACCGCGACCAGCTCATGTACTACCGCGAGGCGAAGAACGGCCAGATCCTCAACGAGGGCATCACCGAGGCCGGTTCGATGGCGGACTTCATCGCCGCCGCCACGTCGTACGCGACGCACGGCGAGCAGATGATCCCCTTCTACATCTTCTACTCGATGTTCGGCTGGCAGCGCACGGGCGACCAGATGTGGCAGCTCGGCGACCAGCTCGGCCGCGGCTTCCTCGTCGGTGCCACGGCGGGGCGCACGACCCTGACGGGTGAGGGCCTCCAGCACGCGGACGGCCACTCCCCGGCCATCGCGGCGACGAACCCGGCGGCGCTCACGTACGACCCGGCCTTCGCCTACGAGATCGCGGCGATCGTCAAGGACGGTCTGCGCCGGATGTACGGCGAGACGCGGGCGGACGAGGACCCGAACGTCTTCTACTACCTCACCGTCTACAACGAGCCGATGCCGCAGCCGGCGAAGCCCGAGGGCGTCGAGGAGGGCATCCTCAAGGGCCTCTACCGCTTCAACACGGCCGAGACCGCCGGGCTGAGCCTCGGCGAGAAGGCCCCGCGGGCGCAGCTCCTCGCCTCGGGCACCGCGATCCACTGGGTGCTCAAGGCGCAGAAGATGCTCGCGGAGGAGTGGGGCGTGGCCGCCGACGTGTGGTCGGCGACCTCGTGGGGCGAGCTGCGCCGGGACGCCATGGAGGCGGACGAGGCGCTGCTGCGCGGCGAGGAGCGCGTCCCGTACGTGACGCGCGCCCTCTCCGGGGCGCCGGGCCCGGTCGTCGCGGTGAGCGACTACATGCGCCAGGTGCCCGACCAGATCGCGCAGTGGGTCGAGCAGGACTGGACCTCGCTCGGCGCGGACGGCTTCGGCATCTCCGACACGCGTGACGCGGCCCGCCGCTACTTCGGCGTCGACGCCGAGTCCGTCGTCGTCGCGACGCTCGCCCAGCTCGCCCGCCGCGGCCTGGTCAAGCCGGCCGCCGTCAAGGAGGCCCGCGAGCGCTACGGCCTCTGA
- a CDS encoding VOC family protein — MKIANVSSTPCWADLTTPDTSAARRFYRSVLGWESGELPGRDARGYGLFALDDGRTVGGLAPTARPDRPAAWLPYFQAEGVDAVTARVEGAGGTVTAGPSDMLDQGRYAVCADPAGAVFGLWQRRAHPGFGVVNAIGGFCWFELASRDPAVPTDFYATVLGWATTSPDENGYRMWTVDDEPFGGLLRMNDSFPPHVPPHWMVYVATADCDATAARCAKAGGSVLVPPRTIASGRFTVLSDPQGAVFGALALNPLSGLAELA; from the coding sequence ATGAAGATCGCCAACGTGTCCTCGACGCCCTGCTGGGCCGATCTGACGACGCCCGACACGAGCGCCGCGCGCCGCTTCTACCGGTCCGTCCTCGGCTGGGAGTCCGGCGAGCTGCCGGGGCGGGACGCCCGGGGCTACGGGCTCTTCGCGCTCGACGACGGGCGCACCGTGGGGGGCCTCGCGCCGACCGCGCGCCCGGACCGCCCGGCCGCCTGGCTGCCGTACTTCCAGGCCGAGGGCGTGGACGCGGTGACCGCGCGCGTCGAGGGCGCGGGCGGGACGGTGACCGCGGGGCCCTCCGACATGCTCGACCAGGGCAGGTACGCGGTGTGCGCGGACCCGGCGGGCGCGGTCTTCGGGCTGTGGCAGCGCCGCGCGCACCCCGGTTTCGGCGTCGTCAACGCGATCGGCGGTTTCTGCTGGTTCGAGCTGGCGAGCCGCGATCCCGCGGTGCCGACCGACTTCTACGCGACCGTGCTCGGCTGGGCGACGACGAGTCCGGACGAGAACGGCTACCGCATGTGGACGGTGGACGACGAGCCCTTCGGCGGACTGCTGCGCATGAACGACTCCTTCCCGCCGCACGTGCCCCCGCACTGGATGGTGTACGTGGCCACGGCGGACTGCGACGCGACGGCCGCGCGCTGTGCCAAGGCGGGCGGCAGCGTGCTCGTCCCGCCCCGCACGATCGCCTCGGGCCGCTTCACCGTGCTGAGCGATCCGCAGGGCGCGGTCTTCGGGGCGCTCGCGCTGAACCCGCTGAGCGGTCTGGCGGAGCTGGCCTGA
- a CDS encoding GntR family transcriptional regulator — protein sequence MTAPVVHSLRDQIREHIVEGIVSGRWKPGERIVERRIAVELEVSQTPVREALRELESLRLIESAPNKGVRVRNITAADLEESYPVRAGLEQIAAELAAERLATDCSALEPHVTALYEADSASDGTGQVRHTVAFHRALVGAAGNAVLLHTWEGLGIEVFTALSIRWLGTRQQSYAEEHEQLVRAFRARDPHIGPLVKAHVLGCAPRP from the coding sequence ATGACCGCGCCCGTCGTCCATTCGCTGCGTGACCAGATCCGCGAGCACATCGTGGAAGGGATCGTGAGCGGTCGCTGGAAGCCGGGCGAACGGATCGTGGAGCGGCGCATCGCCGTCGAGCTGGAGGTCTCGCAGACGCCGGTGCGGGAGGCGCTGCGCGAGCTGGAGAGCCTGCGGCTCATCGAGTCGGCGCCGAACAAGGGCGTCCGGGTGCGCAACATCACGGCGGCCGACCTGGAGGAGTCCTATCCGGTGCGGGCCGGGCTCGAACAGATCGCGGCGGAACTGGCCGCCGAACGCCTCGCCACGGACTGCTCCGCCCTGGAGCCGCACGTGACGGCTCTGTACGAGGCCGACAGTGCCTCGGACGGCACCGGGCAGGTCCGGCACACCGTCGCCTTCCACCGCGCCCTGGTCGGCGCGGCCGGGAACGCGGTCCTGCTGCACACGTGGGAGGGGCTGGGGATCGAGGTCTTCACGGCGCTGTCGATCCGCTGGCTGGGGACGCGGCAGCAGTCGTACGCGGAGGAGCACGAGCAGTTGGTGCGGGCCTTTCGCGCGCGGGACCCGCACATCGGGCCGCTGGTGAAGGCGCACGTCCTGGGGTGCGCGCCGCGGCCGTGA
- a CDS encoding DUF4240 domain-containing protein, translating into MDETQFWELIDSAREAADGDPEEQADVVVDRLLQLDPESVADFARHFTVRFRRAWTWELWGAAGVLLAAPEGADEESFDYFRCWLIAQGRSVFEGALADADSLAELLPDFDEEIDGDAGELGEAAEDAYEQLTGAPLPALGLPPEPEVPEGTPFPLDDEDELESRYPRLWERYGG; encoded by the coding sequence ATGGACGAGACGCAGTTCTGGGAGCTCATCGACTCCGCCCGCGAGGCGGCGGACGGCGATCCGGAGGAGCAGGCCGACGTGGTCGTCGACCGGCTGCTCCAGCTCGACCCCGAGTCGGTCGCGGACTTCGCCCGTCATTTCACGGTGCGCTTCCGCCGGGCGTGGACGTGGGAGCTGTGGGGAGCGGCCGGGGTGCTGCTCGCCGCGCCCGAGGGGGCGGACGAGGAGAGCTTCGACTACTTCCGCTGCTGGCTCATCGCGCAGGGCCGCTCCGTCTTCGAGGGCGCGCTCGCCGACGCCGACTCACTCGCGGAGCTGCTGCCCGACTTCGACGAGGAGATCGACGGGGACGCGGGCGAGCTGGGCGAGGCGGCCGAGGACGCCTACGAGCAGCTCACCGGGGCCCCGCTGCCCGCGCTCGGCCTGCCCCCGGAGCCCGAGGTGCCCGAGGGCACGCCGTTCCCGCTCGACGACGAGGACGAACTGGAGTCGCGGTATCCGCGGCTGTGGGAGCGGTACGGGGGGTGA